From Toxorhynchites rutilus septentrionalis strain SRP chromosome 2, ASM2978413v1, whole genome shotgun sequence, a single genomic window includes:
- the LOC129767042 gene encoding uncharacterized protein LOC129767042 — MFNRNTIAAVLPLLIASFLRLPSCCQSFVSVPSYFLIGDDVRGSFIASAANTFDAPQAPERPGKMLMANGEFVPRQQYRKASDGDQYGDYYGSDDYDYNRRKAGKNHRKSAGKSGPVHTYIKTDKNANFKWGVRHFAGRRYAGRR; from the exons ATGTTTAACAGAAACACTATCGCCGCGGTACTGCCGCTGTTGATTGCATCTTTTTTGCGTCTTCCCAGCTGCTGTCAATCGTTTG TTTCAGTGCCATCCTATTTTCTCATCGGAGATGATGTCAGAGGAAGCTTCATCGCATCGGCAGCCAATACTTTTGATGCACCTCAGGCACCGGAAAGGCCTGGGAAAATGCTAATGGCCAACGGTGAATTTGTGCCGCGGCAGCAATATCGAAAGGCATCCGATGGCGATCAATATGGCGATTATTATGGCAGCGATGATTATGACTACAACCGAAGAAAAGCAGGAAAGAACCACAGGAAATCGGCCGGTAAAAGCGGCCCCGTGCATACCTACATTAAGACGGACAAAAATGCTAACTTCAAATGGGGCGTGCGGCACTTCGCTGGGAGGCGCTATGCTGGGCGCCGCTGA